From Motilibacter peucedani, the proteins below share one genomic window:
- the mshA gene encoding D-inositol-3-phosphate glycosyltransferase translates to MLSIHTSPLDQPGTGDAGGLNVYVVELSRRLAQLGVEVDIFTRATRVDLPHVVELAPGVLVRHVVAGPLEGLAKEDLPAQLCALAAGVLRVEAAHEPGRYDVVHSHYWLSGQVGWLAAERWRVPLVHTMHTMARVKNLTVGPDDRPEPLTREIGEVQVVEAADRLIANTDEEADELVQLYDADPARVDVVAPGVDLDTFRPHPRAAARRQVGLRPDALVLLFVGRVQPLKAPDVLVRATAELLAREPGLREHLQVVVCGGPSGAGLERPESLVSLARELGVDDVVRFQPPVPREELPLWYSAADLTVIPSRSESFGLVAIESQACGTPVVAASVGGLRTAVADGESGVLVPGHDPVAWAGAIGDLLASPARRAALGAGAARYAAGFGWARTAEMVADVYEHALEDARVPSAAAGG, encoded by the coding sequence ATGCTCAGCATCCACACCTCGCCGCTCGACCAGCCGGGCACCGGTGACGCGGGCGGGCTCAACGTCTACGTCGTCGAGCTGTCGCGCCGGCTGGCCCAGCTCGGCGTCGAGGTCGACATCTTCACCCGCGCGACGCGCGTCGACCTCCCGCACGTCGTCGAGCTGGCCCCGGGTGTGCTGGTGCGCCACGTGGTCGCCGGCCCGCTCGAGGGGCTGGCCAAGGAGGACCTGCCGGCGCAGCTGTGCGCCCTGGCCGCGGGGGTGCTGCGCGTGGAGGCGGCGCACGAGCCGGGGCGCTACGACGTCGTGCACTCGCACTACTGGCTCTCCGGCCAGGTCGGCTGGCTGGCGGCCGAGCGCTGGCGGGTGCCGCTGGTGCACACCATGCACACGATGGCGCGCGTCAAGAACCTCACCGTCGGTCCCGACGACCGCCCCGAGCCGCTGACCCGCGAGATCGGCGAGGTGCAGGTCGTCGAGGCCGCCGACCGGCTGATCGCCAACACCGACGAGGAGGCCGACGAGCTGGTGCAGCTCTACGACGCCGACCCCGCGCGGGTCGACGTGGTGGCGCCGGGCGTCGACCTCGACACCTTCCGACCGCACCCGCGGGCGGCGGCGCGGCGGCAGGTGGGGCTGCGTCCCGACGCGCTCGTGCTGCTCTTCGTCGGACGGGTGCAGCCGCTGAAGGCCCCCGACGTGCTCGTGCGCGCGACCGCCGAGCTGCTCGCCCGCGAGCCCGGGCTGCGCGAGCACCTCCAGGTCGTGGTCTGCGGAGGGCCGAGCGGAGCCGGGCTCGAACGGCCCGAGTCGCTGGTCTCGCTGGCGCGCGAGCTCGGCGTCGACGACGTCGTGCGCTTCCAGCCGCCGGTGCCGCGCGAGGAGCTGCCGCTGTGGTACTCCGCCGCCGACCTCACCGTCATCCCCTCGCGCAGCGAGTCCTTCGGGCTGGTGGCGATCGAGTCGCAGGCCTGCGGCACGCCGGTCGTGGCGGCCTCGGTCGGCGGGCTGCGCACCGCCGTCGCCGACGGCGAGTCCGGCGTGCTGGTGCCGGGCCACGACCCGGTCGCGTGGGCGGGCGCGATCGGCGACCTGCTGGCCTCGCCGGCGCGGCGGGCCGCGCTCGGAGCGGGAGCAGCTCGGTACGCCGCCGGCTTCGGCTGGGCGCGCACCGCCGAGATGGTCGCCGACGTCTACGAGCACGCGCTCGAGGACGCCCGGGTGCCGAGCGCTGCCGCGGGCGGCTGA
- a CDS encoding methyltransferase domain-containing protein produces the protein MVQPAGRVRRPLGALTRGTTAPNRLRRVDRWTAASYASLLRAAADPLVVDLGYGASPVTTLELAHRLRAVRPDVEVVGVEIDPSRVAAAAPYASPGVSFRLGGFELPLDGRSPVLVRALNVLRQYPEAEALAHWRTLCARLAPGGRLVEGTCDELGRRASWVALGPEGPRTLTLAARLAGLDRPGSLAERLPKALIHRNVGGEPVHDLLTAFDAAWDAAAPYAAYGARQRWARAAATLHERGWPVLDRPARWRLGELTVAWSAVAPREG, from the coding sequence GTGGTGCAGCCGGCCGGACGCGTACGCCGCCCCCTCGGCGCGCTCACCCGCGGCACCACCGCGCCCAACCGACTGCGCCGCGTCGACCGCTGGACGGCCGCGTCGTACGCGTCGCTGCTGCGCGCCGCTGCCGACCCGCTCGTCGTCGACCTCGGCTACGGCGCCTCGCCCGTCACCACGCTGGAGCTGGCGCACCGGCTGCGCGCGGTACGGCCCGACGTCGAGGTGGTCGGCGTCGAGATCGACCCCTCCCGCGTCGCGGCCGCCGCACCGTACGCGTCGCCCGGCGTCTCGTTCCGCCTCGGCGGGTTCGAGCTGCCGCTCGACGGCCGCTCACCGGTGCTGGTGCGTGCGCTCAACGTGCTGCGGCAGTACCCCGAGGCCGAGGCGCTGGCGCACTGGCGCACGCTGTGCGCCCGGCTCGCGCCCGGCGGGCGGCTGGTCGAGGGCACGTGCGACGAGCTCGGCCGGCGGGCGAGCTGGGTGGCGCTCGGGCCGGAGGGGCCGCGCACGCTCACCCTGGCCGCGCGGCTCGCCGGACTCGACCGGCCCGGCAGCCTCGCCGAGCGGCTGCCGAAGGCGCTGATCCACCGCAACGTGGGCGGTGAGCCGGTCCACGACCTGCTCACCGCCTTCGACGCGGCGTGGGACGCCGCGGCACCGTACGCGGCCTACGGCGCCCGGCAGCGGTGGGCGCGGGCGGCGGCGACGCTGCACGAGCGCGGCTGGCCGGTGCTCGACCGTCCCGCGCGCTGGCGGCTGGGCGAGCTGACCGTGGCGTGGTCGGCGGTGGCGCCGCGCGAGGGCTAG
- a CDS encoding O-acetyl-ADP-ribose deacetylase, with translation MSPVRLIRGDITEQRVDVIVNAANSGLLGGGGVDGAIHRRGGPDILRECQHLRATTLPDGLPAGQAVATTAGQLQARWVVHTVGPVWSSSIDRSPVLRSAYTSSLRVSAELGAQTVAFPAISAGVYGWPLAAAAEVAVRAVLGSPVVMREVRFVLFGHDAYEAFRVALDAATRRD, from the coding sequence GTGAGCCCGGTCCGCCTGATCCGGGGCGACATCACCGAGCAGCGCGTCGACGTCATCGTCAACGCCGCCAACTCCGGGCTGCTCGGCGGCGGCGGGGTCGACGGCGCGATCCACCGGCGCGGCGGGCCGGACATCCTGCGCGAGTGCCAGCACCTGCGGGCGACCACGCTGCCCGACGGGCTGCCGGCCGGCCAGGCGGTCGCGACGACGGCCGGCCAGCTGCAGGCGCGCTGGGTCGTGCACACCGTCGGACCGGTGTGGTCGAGCAGCATCGACCGCAGCCCGGTGCTGCGCAGCGCCTACACCAGCTCGCTGCGGGTGTCGGCCGAGCTCGGCGCCCAGACGGTCGCGTTCCCGGCGATCAGCGCCGGGGTCTACGGCTGGCCGCTCGCCGCCGCGGCGGAGGTCGCCGTGCGCGCGGTGCTCGGCAGCCCCGTCGTCATGCGCGAGGTGCGCTTCGTGCTGTTCGGCCACGACGCGTACGAAGCGTTCCGCGTCGCGCTCGACGCCGCCACCCGCCGCGACTAG
- a CDS encoding DUF2516 family protein — protein MLSTSWLLALVWLVEIGLVVAAVVDAVRHRAAAYVAAGKLTKRIWLLILGLGLLLVLLACPIKAVLSNPVLSPVNLLPLAALVASAVYLVDAKPALEQMRGRGGGRQGPYGPW, from the coding sequence GTGCTGAGCACCTCCTGGCTGCTGGCGCTGGTGTGGCTGGTCGAGATCGGCCTGGTCGTGGCCGCGGTCGTCGACGCCGTGCGCCACCGCGCCGCGGCCTACGTCGCCGCGGGCAAGCTGACCAAGCGCATCTGGCTGCTGATCCTCGGGCTCGGCCTGCTGCTCGTGCTGCTCGCCTGTCCGATCAAGGCGGTGCTCAGCAACCCCGTGCTCAGCCCCGTCAACCTCCTGCCGCTCGCGGCGCTGGTCGCCTCGGCGGTCTACCTCGTCGACGCCAAGCCGGCCCTCGAGCAGATGCGCGGGCGCGGCGGCGGCCGTCAGGGGCCCTACGGCCCGTGGTGA
- a CDS encoding RsiG family protein yields the protein MTEPTDPSSPDPSAPVAGPLDGGRRRIDRVLSSGYLENLAERDLDEVRTLRREAEQEESDLSYVRRLLQGRLDILRAEQTRRATGGEPIDEGSEEDFVARLARTLADSGPRADQSHARLPHVDPSRIGETRRRVEQLAAEVGFSDLGALSDDEIASAVSRLRAFEDEVSHSRRDVQTVVDACTAEIGRRYKEGVAHVEDLLGRG from the coding sequence CCCCTCGTCGCCGGACCCGTCAGCGCCGGTCGCCGGCCCGCTCGACGGGGGCCGCCGCCGCATCGACCGCGTGCTGTCCTCGGGCTACCTCGAGAACCTCGCGGAGCGCGACCTCGACGAGGTGCGCACCCTGCGCCGCGAGGCCGAGCAGGAGGAGTCCGACCTCTCCTACGTGCGGCGCCTGCTGCAGGGCCGCCTCGACATCCTGCGCGCCGAGCAGACCCGCCGCGCGACCGGTGGCGAGCCCATCGACGAGGGCAGCGAGGAGGACTTCGTCGCCCGCCTCGCGCGCACCCTGGCCGACTCCGGCCCCCGCGCCGACCAGAGCCACGCCCGGCTCCCGCACGTCGACCCCTCGCGCATCGGCGAGACCCGCCGCCGCGTCGAGCAGCTGGCCGCCGAGGTCGGCTTCTCCGACCTCGGCGCGCTCTCCGACGACGAGATCGCCTCGGCCGTCTCGCGCCTGCGCGCCTTCGAGGACGAGGTCTCGCACTCGCGCCGCGACGTCCAGACGGTGGTCGACGCCTGCACGGCGGAGATCGGGCGCCGCTACAAGGAGGGCGTCGCGCACGTCGAGGACCTGCTCGGGCGGGGCTGA